Proteins encoded in a region of the Micropterus dolomieu isolate WLL.071019.BEF.003 ecotype Adirondacks linkage group LG09, ASM2129224v1, whole genome shotgun sequence genome:
- the tekt2 gene encoding tektin-2 isoform X1, with the protein MSALPAKPGLRHSVSEWHGNNHQLSATAQHERHVSNMIRQEGRSLRNETNCKTTWDESDTSRRLSDRVWDVARWKEALETCAQKVDEEMEALTVIMIILSKEQTEQALAATAVPLEVSCECLTLRDGRRGYELVTDPVDEQLKKEVELIERVQQVLQQNIDKAFEQLCVLQEVRHQLTADLQNKMDALDIDMSCLSLTIKSPQISLKTNPTRIPSGSSTPQEWLQFSQYNVARAQEAMQVSQQKREDMSLTRAQLQNELNTQLRATEFALRKRHHHEEQARDELEWQIRNTEDEMAEMESDIHGLDTDLQAKTASLKLAHTRLENRTNRPGMDLCRDEVQHGLVNEVNQLEATIMALKQKLSEAQHSLQKMKLHHSRMLQDLSRKQEALSLEQRSMNTRTRLTSTSGTDKTPVLMVPLTNSSGRSHLQLLAHTKQQTDRATTQRSI; encoded by the exons ATGTCTGCACTTCCTGCAAAGCCTGGCCTGCGCCACAGTGTATCAGAGTGGCACGGCAACAACCACCAGTTGTCTGCCACAGCACAACATGAGCGACATGTTTCAAATATGATTCGACAGGAAGGGAGGTCCCTACGCAACGAGACCAACTGCAAG ACAACCTGGGATGAAAGCGATACCTCTCGCAGGTTGAGTGACCGGGTGTGGGATGTTGCTCGGTGGAAAGAGGCGTTAGAAACCTGCGCACAGAAAGTGGATGAAGAGATGGAGGCTCTGACCGTG ATAATGATCATACTT TCTAAAGAGCAAACCGAGCAGGCCCTGGCTGCCACTGCTGTTCCCCTGGAGGTCAGTTGTGAATGCTTGACCCTGAGGGACGGACGACGAGGTTACGAGCTTGTCACTGACCCCGTGGATGAGCAGCTGAAAAAAGAAGTGGAGCTGATTGAAAGAGTGCAGCAAGTTCTGCAGCAAAACATAGACAAAGCCTTCGAGCAACTGTG TGTTTTGCAGGAAGTTCGGCATCAGCTGACCGCTGACCTCCAGAACAAGATGGACGCGCTGGACATTGATATGTCCTGCCTGTCACTTACAATAAAGTCACCTCAGATCTCGCTGAAGACCAACCCAACTCGCATACCATCCGG TTCCTCCACCCCCCAAGAGTGGCTCCAGTTCAGCCAGTATAATGTGGCTCGTGCCCAGGAGGCCATGCAGGTGTCACAGCAAAAGAGGGAAGACATGAGTCTCACCAGAGCTCAG cTGCAGAATGAGTTGAACACTCAGCTCAGGGCCACAGAGTTTGCTCTTCGTAAGCGTCACCACCATGAAGAGCAGGCCCGCGATGAGCTGGAGTGGCAAATAAGAAAT ACTGAAGATGAAATGGCAGAAATGGAGAGCGACATCCACGGGTTGGATACAGATCTGCAGGCAAAGACAGCCTCCCTCAAGCTGGCTCACACCAGACTGGAGAACAGGACCAACAGACCTGGCATGGACCTGTGCAGAGACGAG GTGCAGCACGGCCTCGTTAATGAAGTCAATCAGCTGGAGGCCACGATCATGGCTCTGAAACAGAAGCTGTCTGAGGCTCA GCACTCCCTGCAGAAGATGAAGCTCCATCACTCTCGCATGCTGCAAGATCTTTCCAGAAAACAGGAAGCTCTGTCTCTGGAACAACGAAGCATGAACACCCGGACCCGCCTCACATCCACCTCCGGCACTGATAAAAccccggtgctgatggtcccgCTCACAAACTCCAGCGGGAGGAGCCACCTGCAGCTGCTGGCTCA caccaaacagcagacagacagagcgaCTACACagaggagcatttag
- the tekt2 gene encoding tektin-2 isoform X2 has translation MSALPAKPGLRHSVSEWHGNNHQLSATAQHERHVSNMIRQEGRSLRNETNCKTTWDESDTSRRLSDRVWDVARWKEALETCAQKVDEEMEALTVSKEQTEQALAATAVPLEVSCECLTLRDGRRGYELVTDPVDEQLKKEVELIERVQQVLQQNIDKAFEQLCVLQEVRHQLTADLQNKMDALDIDMSCLSLTIKSPQISLKTNPTRIPSGSSTPQEWLQFSQYNVARAQEAMQVSQQKREDMSLTRAQLQNELNTQLRATEFALRKRHHHEEQARDELEWQIRNTEDEMAEMESDIHGLDTDLQAKTASLKLAHTRLENRTNRPGMDLCRDEVQHGLVNEVNQLEATIMALKQKLSEAQHSLQKMKLHHSRMLQDLSRKQEALSLEQRSMNTRTRLTSTSGTDKTPVLMVPLTNSSGRSHLQLLAHTKQQTDRATTQRSI, from the exons ATGTCTGCACTTCCTGCAAAGCCTGGCCTGCGCCACAGTGTATCAGAGTGGCACGGCAACAACCACCAGTTGTCTGCCACAGCACAACATGAGCGACATGTTTCAAATATGATTCGACAGGAAGGGAGGTCCCTACGCAACGAGACCAACTGCAAG ACAACCTGGGATGAAAGCGATACCTCTCGCAGGTTGAGTGACCGGGTGTGGGATGTTGCTCGGTGGAAAGAGGCGTTAGAAACCTGCGCACAGAAAGTGGATGAAGAGATGGAGGCTCTGACCGTG TCTAAAGAGCAAACCGAGCAGGCCCTGGCTGCCACTGCTGTTCCCCTGGAGGTCAGTTGTGAATGCTTGACCCTGAGGGACGGACGACGAGGTTACGAGCTTGTCACTGACCCCGTGGATGAGCAGCTGAAAAAAGAAGTGGAGCTGATTGAAAGAGTGCAGCAAGTTCTGCAGCAAAACATAGACAAAGCCTTCGAGCAACTGTG TGTTTTGCAGGAAGTTCGGCATCAGCTGACCGCTGACCTCCAGAACAAGATGGACGCGCTGGACATTGATATGTCCTGCCTGTCACTTACAATAAAGTCACCTCAGATCTCGCTGAAGACCAACCCAACTCGCATACCATCCGG TTCCTCCACCCCCCAAGAGTGGCTCCAGTTCAGCCAGTATAATGTGGCTCGTGCCCAGGAGGCCATGCAGGTGTCACAGCAAAAGAGGGAAGACATGAGTCTCACCAGAGCTCAG cTGCAGAATGAGTTGAACACTCAGCTCAGGGCCACAGAGTTTGCTCTTCGTAAGCGTCACCACCATGAAGAGCAGGCCCGCGATGAGCTGGAGTGGCAAATAAGAAAT ACTGAAGATGAAATGGCAGAAATGGAGAGCGACATCCACGGGTTGGATACAGATCTGCAGGCAAAGACAGCCTCCCTCAAGCTGGCTCACACCAGACTGGAGAACAGGACCAACAGACCTGGCATGGACCTGTGCAGAGACGAG GTGCAGCACGGCCTCGTTAATGAAGTCAATCAGCTGGAGGCCACGATCATGGCTCTGAAACAGAAGCTGTCTGAGGCTCA GCACTCCCTGCAGAAGATGAAGCTCCATCACTCTCGCATGCTGCAAGATCTTTCCAGAAAACAGGAAGCTCTGTCTCTGGAACAACGAAGCATGAACACCCGGACCCGCCTCACATCCACCTCCGGCACTGATAAAAccccggtgctgatggtcccgCTCACAAACTCCAGCGGGAGGAGCCACCTGCAGCTGCTGGCTCA caccaaacagcagacagacagagcgaCTACACagaggagcatttag
- the usf2 gene encoding upstream stimulatory factor 2 isoform X3 has protein sequence MDMLEQSLDSSASHDKQETEEVVQLQEGEVVGTEEQTAVTITGVPQAAFADHNVQYQFRTENTGGQVTYRVVQVTDDQLEAADGTGAVSVVSAATFAGAPQAVAQAVIQNPFSNGGSPGGETVGGETRFAYFPAATVSDGTATAVSVQATADPAITQAGGQFYVMMSPPEVLQTAAPRTIAPRTHTYTAKVEGPRAPRDERRRAQHNEVERRRRDKINNWIVTLSKIIPDCSVDSRTGASKGGILSKACDYIRELRQSNQRLQESYKEVERVEMDNDLLRQQIEELKNDNALLRAQLQQHGVEVNGDATPQ, from the exons ATGGATATGCTGGAGCAGAGTCTGGACAGCTCGGCGAG tcacgacaaacaggaaacagaagagGTAGTGCAGCTACAGGAAG GGGAGGTGGTGGGGACGGAGGAGCAGACTGCAGTGACCATCACCGGCGTCCCGCAGGCTGCGTTTGCTGATCATAATGTGCAGTACCAGTTCCGCACAGAGAACACTGGAGGACAG gTGACCTATCGTGTGGTTCAGGTGACAGACGATCAATTAGAAGCAGCTGACGGGACTGGAGCTGTCAGCGTCGTCTCTGCTGCAACGTTTGCTGGAGCCCCTCAGGCAGTGGCACAG GCTGTTATCCAGAACCCTTTCAGCAACGGGGGCAGTCCTGGCGGGGAGACGGTGGGAGGAGAGACACGTTTTGCTTATTTCCCTGCCGCCACCGTCAGCGATGGAACAGCCACGGCCGTGTCGGTGCAGGCCACCGCCGACCCAGCAATCACACAGGCAGGAG GTCAGTTTTACGTGATGATGAGCCCCCCTGAGGTGCTGCAGACGGCGGCCCCTCGTACCATCGCACCTCGCACGCACACCTACACTGC GAAGGTGGAAGGTCCACGGGCGCCCAGAGATGAGAGGCGAAGAGCACAGCACAATGAAG tggagagaagaagaagagataaGATCAACAACTGGATTGTCACACTTTCAAAAATCATCCCTGACTGCAGCGTAGACAGCAGAACTGGAGCG AGTAAAGGCGGCATCCTGTCCAAAGCTTGTGACTACATCCGAGAGCTGCGTCAGAGTAACCAGCGACTGCAGGAGAGTTACAAAGAGGTGGAGCGCGTCGAGATGGACAACGACCTGCTTAGACAACAG ATTGAGGAACTGAAGAATGATAATGCACTGCTTCGAGCACAGCTACAGCAGCACGGTGTAGAAGTCAATGGAGATGCAACACCACAGTGA
- the tekt2 gene encoding tektin-2 isoform X3, translating into MSALPAKPGLRHSVSEWHGNNHQLSATAQHERHVSNMIRQEGRSLRNETNCKTTWDESDTSRRLSDRVWDVARWKEALETCAQKVDEEMEALTVIMIILSKEQTEQALAATAVPLEVSCECLTLRDGRRGYELVTDPVDEQLKKEVELIERVQQVLQQNIDKAFEQLCVLQEVRHQLTADLQNKMDALDIDMSCLSLTIKSPQISLKTNPTRIPSGSSTPQEWLQFSQYNVARAQEAMQVSQQKREDMSLTRAQLQNELNTQLRATEFALRKRHHHEEQARDELEWQIRNTEDEMAEMESDIHGLDTDLQAKTASLKLAHTRLENRTNRPGMDLCRDEVQHGLVNEVNQLEATIMALKQKLSEAQHSLQKMKLHHSRMLQDLSRKQEALSLEQRSMNTRTRLTSTSGTDKTPVLMVPLTNSSGRSHLQLLAQ; encoded by the exons ATGTCTGCACTTCCTGCAAAGCCTGGCCTGCGCCACAGTGTATCAGAGTGGCACGGCAACAACCACCAGTTGTCTGCCACAGCACAACATGAGCGACATGTTTCAAATATGATTCGACAGGAAGGGAGGTCCCTACGCAACGAGACCAACTGCAAG ACAACCTGGGATGAAAGCGATACCTCTCGCAGGTTGAGTGACCGGGTGTGGGATGTTGCTCGGTGGAAAGAGGCGTTAGAAACCTGCGCACAGAAAGTGGATGAAGAGATGGAGGCTCTGACCGTG ATAATGATCATACTT TCTAAAGAGCAAACCGAGCAGGCCCTGGCTGCCACTGCTGTTCCCCTGGAGGTCAGTTGTGAATGCTTGACCCTGAGGGACGGACGACGAGGTTACGAGCTTGTCACTGACCCCGTGGATGAGCAGCTGAAAAAAGAAGTGGAGCTGATTGAAAGAGTGCAGCAAGTTCTGCAGCAAAACATAGACAAAGCCTTCGAGCAACTGTG TGTTTTGCAGGAAGTTCGGCATCAGCTGACCGCTGACCTCCAGAACAAGATGGACGCGCTGGACATTGATATGTCCTGCCTGTCACTTACAATAAAGTCACCTCAGATCTCGCTGAAGACCAACCCAACTCGCATACCATCCGG TTCCTCCACCCCCCAAGAGTGGCTCCAGTTCAGCCAGTATAATGTGGCTCGTGCCCAGGAGGCCATGCAGGTGTCACAGCAAAAGAGGGAAGACATGAGTCTCACCAGAGCTCAG cTGCAGAATGAGTTGAACACTCAGCTCAGGGCCACAGAGTTTGCTCTTCGTAAGCGTCACCACCATGAAGAGCAGGCCCGCGATGAGCTGGAGTGGCAAATAAGAAAT ACTGAAGATGAAATGGCAGAAATGGAGAGCGACATCCACGGGTTGGATACAGATCTGCAGGCAAAGACAGCCTCCCTCAAGCTGGCTCACACCAGACTGGAGAACAGGACCAACAGACCTGGCATGGACCTGTGCAGAGACGAG GTGCAGCACGGCCTCGTTAATGAAGTCAATCAGCTGGAGGCCACGATCATGGCTCTGAAACAGAAGCTGTCTGAGGCTCA GCACTCCCTGCAGAAGATGAAGCTCCATCACTCTCGCATGCTGCAAGATCTTTCCAGAAAACAGGAAGCTCTGTCTCTGGAACAACGAAGCATGAACACCCGGACCCGCCTCACATCCACCTCCGGCACTGATAAAAccccggtgctgatggtcccgCTCACAAACTCCAGCGGGAGGAGCCACCTGCAGCTGCTGGCTCAGTAA
- the tekt2 gene encoding tektin-2 isoform X4, with amino-acid sequence MSALPAKPGLRHSVSEWHGNNHQLSATAQHERHVSNMIRQEGRSLRNETNCKTTWDESDTSRRLSDRVWDVARWKEALETCAQKVDEEMEALTVSKEQTEQALAATAVPLEVSCECLTLRDGRRGYELVTDPVDEQLKKEVELIERVQQVLQQNIDKAFEQLCVLQEVRHQLTADLQNKMDALDIDMSCLSLTIKSPQISLKTNPTRIPSGSSTPQEWLQFSQYNVARAQEAMQVSQQKREDMSLTRAQLQNELNTQLRATEFALRKRHHHEEQARDELEWQIRNTEDEMAEMESDIHGLDTDLQAKTASLKLAHTRLENRTNRPGMDLCRDEVQHGLVNEVNQLEATIMALKQKLSEAQHSLQKMKLHHSRMLQDLSRKQEALSLEQRSMNTRTRLTSTSGTDKTPVLMVPLTNSSGRSHLQLLAQ; translated from the exons ATGTCTGCACTTCCTGCAAAGCCTGGCCTGCGCCACAGTGTATCAGAGTGGCACGGCAACAACCACCAGTTGTCTGCCACAGCACAACATGAGCGACATGTTTCAAATATGATTCGACAGGAAGGGAGGTCCCTACGCAACGAGACCAACTGCAAG ACAACCTGGGATGAAAGCGATACCTCTCGCAGGTTGAGTGACCGGGTGTGGGATGTTGCTCGGTGGAAAGAGGCGTTAGAAACCTGCGCACAGAAAGTGGATGAAGAGATGGAGGCTCTGACCGTG TCTAAAGAGCAAACCGAGCAGGCCCTGGCTGCCACTGCTGTTCCCCTGGAGGTCAGTTGTGAATGCTTGACCCTGAGGGACGGACGACGAGGTTACGAGCTTGTCACTGACCCCGTGGATGAGCAGCTGAAAAAAGAAGTGGAGCTGATTGAAAGAGTGCAGCAAGTTCTGCAGCAAAACATAGACAAAGCCTTCGAGCAACTGTG TGTTTTGCAGGAAGTTCGGCATCAGCTGACCGCTGACCTCCAGAACAAGATGGACGCGCTGGACATTGATATGTCCTGCCTGTCACTTACAATAAAGTCACCTCAGATCTCGCTGAAGACCAACCCAACTCGCATACCATCCGG TTCCTCCACCCCCCAAGAGTGGCTCCAGTTCAGCCAGTATAATGTGGCTCGTGCCCAGGAGGCCATGCAGGTGTCACAGCAAAAGAGGGAAGACATGAGTCTCACCAGAGCTCAG cTGCAGAATGAGTTGAACACTCAGCTCAGGGCCACAGAGTTTGCTCTTCGTAAGCGTCACCACCATGAAGAGCAGGCCCGCGATGAGCTGGAGTGGCAAATAAGAAAT ACTGAAGATGAAATGGCAGAAATGGAGAGCGACATCCACGGGTTGGATACAGATCTGCAGGCAAAGACAGCCTCCCTCAAGCTGGCTCACACCAGACTGGAGAACAGGACCAACAGACCTGGCATGGACCTGTGCAGAGACGAG GTGCAGCACGGCCTCGTTAATGAAGTCAATCAGCTGGAGGCCACGATCATGGCTCTGAAACAGAAGCTGTCTGAGGCTCA GCACTCCCTGCAGAAGATGAAGCTCCATCACTCTCGCATGCTGCAAGATCTTTCCAGAAAACAGGAAGCTCTGTCTCTGGAACAACGAAGCATGAACACCCGGACCCGCCTCACATCCACCTCCGGCACTGATAAAAccccggtgctgatggtcccgCTCACAAACTCCAGCGGGAGGAGCCACCTGCAGCTGCTGGCTCAGTAA
- the usf2 gene encoding upstream stimulatory factor 2 isoform X1 codes for MDMLEQSLDSSASHDKQETEEVVQLQEGEVVGTEEQTAVTITGVPQAAFADHNVQYQFRTENTGGQVTYRVVQVTDDQLEAADGTGAVSVVSAATFAGAPQAVAQAVIQNPFSNGGSPGGETVGGETRFAYFPAATVSDGTATAVSVQATADPAITQAGGQFYVMMSPPEVLQTAAPRTIAPRTHTYTADLGESEMLQHGSTNWKVEGPRAPRDERRRAQHNEVERRRRDKINNWIVTLSKIIPDCSVDSRTGASKGGILSKACDYIRELRQSNQRLQESYKEVERVEMDNDLLRQQIEELKNDNALLRAQLQQHGVEVNGDATPQ; via the exons ATGGATATGCTGGAGCAGAGTCTGGACAGCTCGGCGAG tcacgacaaacaggaaacagaagagGTAGTGCAGCTACAGGAAG GGGAGGTGGTGGGGACGGAGGAGCAGACTGCAGTGACCATCACCGGCGTCCCGCAGGCTGCGTTTGCTGATCATAATGTGCAGTACCAGTTCCGCACAGAGAACACTGGAGGACAG gTGACCTATCGTGTGGTTCAGGTGACAGACGATCAATTAGAAGCAGCTGACGGGACTGGAGCTGTCAGCGTCGTCTCTGCTGCAACGTTTGCTGGAGCCCCTCAGGCAGTGGCACAG GCTGTTATCCAGAACCCTTTCAGCAACGGGGGCAGTCCTGGCGGGGAGACGGTGGGAGGAGAGACACGTTTTGCTTATTTCCCTGCCGCCACCGTCAGCGATGGAACAGCCACGGCCGTGTCGGTGCAGGCCACCGCCGACCCAGCAATCACACAGGCAGGAG GTCAGTTTTACGTGATGATGAGCCCCCCTGAGGTGCTGCAGACGGCGGCCCCTCGTACCATCGCACCTCGCACGCACACCTACACTGC AGACCTTGGTGAAAGCGAGATGTTGCAGCATGGCAGTACAAACTG GAAGGTGGAAGGTCCACGGGCGCCCAGAGATGAGAGGCGAAGAGCACAGCACAATGAAG tggagagaagaagaagagataaGATCAACAACTGGATTGTCACACTTTCAAAAATCATCCCTGACTGCAGCGTAGACAGCAGAACTGGAGCG AGTAAAGGCGGCATCCTGTCCAAAGCTTGTGACTACATCCGAGAGCTGCGTCAGAGTAACCAGCGACTGCAGGAGAGTTACAAAGAGGTGGAGCGCGTCGAGATGGACAACGACCTGCTTAGACAACAG ATTGAGGAACTGAAGAATGATAATGCACTGCTTCGAGCACAGCTACAGCAGCACGGTGTAGAAGTCAATGGAGATGCAACACCACAGTGA
- the usf2 gene encoding upstream stimulatory factor 2 isoform X2, protein MQSHDKQETEEVVQLQEGEVVGTEEQTAVTITGVPQAAFADHNVQYQFRTENTGGQVTYRVVQVTDDQLEAADGTGAVSVVSAATFAGAPQAVAQAVIQNPFSNGGSPGGETVGGETRFAYFPAATVSDGTATAVSVQATADPAITQAGGQFYVMMSPPEVLQTAAPRTIAPRTHTYTADLGESEMLQHGSTNWKVEGPRAPRDERRRAQHNEVERRRRDKINNWIVTLSKIIPDCSVDSRTGASKGGILSKACDYIRELRQSNQRLQESYKEVERVEMDNDLLRQQIEELKNDNALLRAQLQQHGVEVNGDATPQ, encoded by the exons ATGCAAAG tcacgacaaacaggaaacagaagagGTAGTGCAGCTACAGGAAG GGGAGGTGGTGGGGACGGAGGAGCAGACTGCAGTGACCATCACCGGCGTCCCGCAGGCTGCGTTTGCTGATCATAATGTGCAGTACCAGTTCCGCACAGAGAACACTGGAGGACAG gTGACCTATCGTGTGGTTCAGGTGACAGACGATCAATTAGAAGCAGCTGACGGGACTGGAGCTGTCAGCGTCGTCTCTGCTGCAACGTTTGCTGGAGCCCCTCAGGCAGTGGCACAG GCTGTTATCCAGAACCCTTTCAGCAACGGGGGCAGTCCTGGCGGGGAGACGGTGGGAGGAGAGACACGTTTTGCTTATTTCCCTGCCGCCACCGTCAGCGATGGAACAGCCACGGCCGTGTCGGTGCAGGCCACCGCCGACCCAGCAATCACACAGGCAGGAG GTCAGTTTTACGTGATGATGAGCCCCCCTGAGGTGCTGCAGACGGCGGCCCCTCGTACCATCGCACCTCGCACGCACACCTACACTGC AGACCTTGGTGAAAGCGAGATGTTGCAGCATGGCAGTACAAACTG GAAGGTGGAAGGTCCACGGGCGCCCAGAGATGAGAGGCGAAGAGCACAGCACAATGAAG tggagagaagaagaagagataaGATCAACAACTGGATTGTCACACTTTCAAAAATCATCCCTGACTGCAGCGTAGACAGCAGAACTGGAGCG AGTAAAGGCGGCATCCTGTCCAAAGCTTGTGACTACATCCGAGAGCTGCGTCAGAGTAACCAGCGACTGCAGGAGAGTTACAAAGAGGTGGAGCGCGTCGAGATGGACAACGACCTGCTTAGACAACAG ATTGAGGAACTGAAGAATGATAATGCACTGCTTCGAGCACAGCTACAGCAGCACGGTGTAGAAGTCAATGGAGATGCAACACCACAGTGA